From one Formosa sediminum genomic stretch:
- a CDS encoding 2Fe-2S iron-sulfur cluster-binding protein, with amino-acid sequence MEEQDINIKITDREGVTHDIVAPTDMAMNLMEVVRSYELAPEGTIGVCGGMAMCASCQCYVESDTVLPEMQDDEEAMLSEAFNVKENSRLGCQIQMTPEMEGLIVTLAPES; translated from the coding sequence ATGGAAGAGCAAGATATAAATATTAAGATTACAGATAGAGAAGGGGTTACACACGATATTGTGGCGCCTACAGATATGGCAATGAACCTTATGGAAGTTGTGCGTTCTTACGAGCTAGCTCCAGAAGGCACTATTGGTGTGTGTGGCGGTATGGCTATGTGTGCTTCATGTCAGTGTTATGTGGAGTCTGATACCGTATTACCAGAAATGCAAGACGATGAGGAAGCGATGCTTTCTGAAGCATTTAATGTAAAAGAAAACAGTCGTTTAGGGTGTCAGATTCAAATGACACCAGAAATGGAAGGCTTAATTGTTACATTAGCCCCAGAGAGTTAA